One segment of Herbaspirillum hiltneri N3 DNA contains the following:
- a CDS encoding ureidoglycolate lyase, translated as MKLLRYGPVGQEKPGILDQAGKIRDLSAHIKDVNGAALDDATLAKIRALDLQSLPVVDGNPRIGACVGNIGKFICIGLNYADHAAESGLPIPAEPVVFNKWTSAVVGPNDDVKIPRGSKKTDWEVELGVVIGKAASYIEEKDALSHIAGYCVVNDVSEREYQTERGGTWDKGKGCDTFGPIGPWLVTRDEIANPNNLQLWLEVDGKRYQNGNTNTMIFNVPFIISYLSKFMSLQPGDVISTGTPPGVGMGVKPNPVYLSAGQTMRLSIEGLGEQQQQTVNA; from the coding sequence ATGAAATTACTCCGTTACGGCCCTGTCGGCCAAGAAAAACCAGGCATCCTGGATCAGGCCGGCAAGATCCGCGACCTGTCGGCGCATATCAAGGACGTCAACGGCGCTGCGCTGGACGACGCCACCCTGGCGAAAATCCGCGCGCTGGACCTGCAAAGCCTGCCGGTGGTCGACGGCAACCCACGCATCGGTGCATGCGTCGGCAACATCGGCAAGTTCATCTGTATCGGCCTGAACTACGCCGACCACGCTGCCGAATCCGGCCTGCCCATTCCCGCCGAACCGGTCGTGTTCAACAAGTGGACTTCGGCCGTGGTCGGTCCCAACGACGACGTCAAGATCCCGCGCGGCTCCAAGAAGACTGACTGGGAAGTCGAACTGGGCGTGGTCATCGGCAAGGCTGCTTCGTATATCGAAGAAAAGGATGCGCTGTCGCACATCGCCGGTTATTGCGTCGTCAACGACGTCTCCGAGCGTGAATACCAAACCGAACGCGGCGGCACCTGGGACAAGGGCAAGGGTTGCGACACCTTCGGTCCGATCGGCCCATGGCTGGTGACGCGCGATGAAATCGCCAACCCGAACAACCTGCAACTGTGGCTGGAAGTCGACGGCAAGCGCTACCAGAACGGCAATACCAACACGATGATTTTCAACGTTCCGTTCATCATTTCCTACCTGAGCAAGTTCATGAGCCTGCAGCCTGGCGACGTGATCTCGACAGGTACGCCTCCAGGCGTCGGCATGGGCGTCAAGCCTAATCCGGTCTACCTGAGCGCCGGTCAAACCATGCGCCTGAGCATCGAAGGCCTGGGCGAACAGCAACAACAGACCGTGAACGCATAA
- a CDS encoding SDR family oxidoreductase, whose translation MTIIVTGATGTIGRQVVEQLVKRGADVRALVRDPSKANFPSGVDVVQGDLLDVDSLRSAFAGASTLFLLNAVVPDEYTQALIALNVAREAGIERIVYLSVIHSDLYVNVPHFAGKFGVERMIEQMGLNATILRPAYFMDNDLTIKDVVTGYGIYPMPIGSKGLAMVDTRDIAEIAAIELIRRERAAAPLPLERINLVGPDTLTGADVAAIWTEALGRPIAYPGDDTAGFEKNLRQFMPSWMAFDMRLMSERFLTEGMIPEAGDVERLTGLLGRPLHSYRDFASAIATSA comes from the coding sequence ATGACCATTATCGTTACCGGTGCCACCGGCACTATCGGCCGCCAGGTCGTCGAACAACTCGTGAAACGCGGCGCCGATGTTCGCGCCCTCGTCCGCGACCCTTCGAAGGCAAACTTCCCGAGCGGCGTCGACGTCGTCCAAGGCGATCTGCTGGATGTCGACTCGCTGCGCAGCGCCTTCGCGGGCGCCTCGACGCTATTCCTGCTTAACGCGGTAGTACCCGACGAGTACACCCAGGCGCTGATCGCGCTGAACGTCGCCCGAGAAGCCGGTATCGAGCGGATCGTTTACCTGTCGGTGATTCACAGCGACCTCTACGTGAACGTACCGCACTTCGCAGGCAAGTTCGGCGTTGAACGCATGATCGAGCAAATGGGACTCAACGCCACCATCTTGCGCCCGGCCTATTTCATGGACAACGACCTCACGATCAAAGACGTGGTCACCGGCTACGGCATTTATCCGATGCCGATCGGCAGCAAGGGCCTGGCAATGGTCGATACGCGCGACATCGCCGAGATCGCGGCCATCGAACTTATCCGCCGGGAACGAGCCGCCGCCCCACTTCCTCTGGAGCGGATCAATCTCGTCGGACCCGACACGCTGACGGGCGCAGACGTCGCTGCGATCTGGACGGAAGCGCTGGGTCGTCCGATCGCTTATCCGGGCGACGACACCGCCGGGTTCGAGAAAAACCTTCGGCAATTCATGCCGAGCTGGATGGCCTTTGACATGCGCCTGATGAGCGAGCGCTTTCTCACCGAGGGCATGATTCCTGAAGCCGGAGACGTGGAGCGCCTCACCGGGCTCCTGGGCCGCCCCCTTCATTCCTACCGCGACTTCGCCTCCGCAATTGCGACTTCGGCCTGA
- a CDS encoding NADP-dependent oxidoreductase: protein MNNVRALILTKYGGPSAIRISSIEAPTAGNGKGQVLVRVQAAGVNGLDWKVREGYVRDAFPLQLPTVLGIELAGVVEAVGAGVTRLRKGDRVMGPLGGLGAYADLVTVDEANLSLMPESMSFVDAAALPVASVAAWQSLNFAGPVRAGQRILVHGAAGGLGGFAVQYAHQAGAVVFATALEADADYVRDLGADHVIAYDKEQFEATANDIDLVLDYVGGEVLNRSWSVLADDGAIVSTASPAIATSTPSGRRGLWFMNTPDAARLHMIAEDVAHGRLRSKVNAAVRFDQLPEAIERNRTQPQVGKTVADFSL, encoded by the coding sequence ATGAACAATGTCCGTGCATTGATTCTTACCAAATACGGCGGCCCATCCGCCATCAGGATTTCGTCCATCGAGGCGCCGACAGCAGGAAATGGAAAGGGCCAGGTACTGGTCCGCGTTCAGGCCGCAGGTGTCAACGGACTGGACTGGAAGGTCCGTGAAGGTTATGTCCGGGATGCTTTCCCGCTGCAGTTGCCGACCGTGCTGGGCATCGAACTGGCCGGCGTCGTCGAAGCGGTGGGTGCGGGCGTCACCCGCTTGCGTAAGGGTGATCGCGTCATGGGGCCACTCGGCGGATTGGGCGCCTATGCCGATCTGGTAACGGTGGACGAAGCCAATCTCAGCCTGATGCCTGAATCGATGAGCTTCGTGGATGCGGCGGCCTTGCCCGTGGCGTCCGTGGCGGCATGGCAAAGCCTGAATTTCGCCGGTCCGGTACGCGCCGGCCAGCGCATTCTTGTCCACGGCGCTGCCGGCGGTCTCGGGGGATTCGCCGTGCAGTACGCGCATCAGGCCGGCGCCGTGGTGTTTGCCACCGCCCTGGAGGCTGATGCCGACTACGTTCGCGACCTCGGTGCTGACCACGTCATCGCCTATGACAAAGAGCAGTTCGAAGCCACGGCCAACGACATCGACCTTGTACTCGACTACGTCGGCGGCGAGGTGCTGAACCGCTCGTGGTCCGTTCTTGCCGACGATGGCGCCATCGTCAGCACCGCATCGCCGGCCATTGCGACGAGCACCCCAAGCGGGCGTCGCGGCCTGTGGTTCATGAATACGCCGGACGCCGCCCGGCTGCACATGATCGCAGAGGACGTGGCGCACGGACGCCTGCGATCAAAGGTCAACGCCGCCGTGCGCTTCGACCAACTGCCTGAAGCAATCGAACGCAACCGGACCCAGCCGCAAGTCGGCAAGACCGTCGCGGATTTCTCGCTTTAA
- a CDS encoding LysR family transcriptional regulator, which translates to MDFNALEDFQLVASHGGFGKASRASGRSKATLSRRVADLEEALGIRLIERGARSLELTEAGQLLRARTEGPMHEVAEAVAAARDGLVAPRGRLRIAAPLLFSQLALGRIAARFLASYPEVQIEAVAEDRLVNLVDEHFDVAIRINPDKDSALVGRCFAKDRLVLAAAPSVQMPKGNRGKPFSVPAVVTPSYRDGDIWSVRNGQFTIEPRPVLYLSSLLMVRDAIVDGAGAAMLPQSIIGGLLEKGELVSWGIAGDEVELWVLHTSRRLQSPKVRAFVEFICGQYPNGSFTIPIR; encoded by the coding sequence ATGGATTTCAACGCGCTTGAGGATTTTCAACTTGTGGCCTCCCATGGCGGCTTTGGAAAAGCCAGTCGCGCCAGCGGGCGGTCCAAAGCGACCCTGTCGCGTCGTGTCGCCGACCTCGAAGAAGCATTGGGGATACGGCTCATTGAGCGCGGCGCTCGCAGCTTGGAGCTGACCGAAGCGGGCCAGCTGCTGCGAGCCAGGACGGAGGGGCCGATGCACGAGGTCGCCGAGGCGGTCGCCGCAGCGCGGGACGGCCTTGTAGCGCCGCGAGGACGTCTGCGTATCGCGGCGCCGCTGCTGTTTTCTCAATTGGCCCTGGGGCGGATCGCCGCCCGGTTCCTGGCGAGCTATCCCGAAGTGCAGATCGAAGCCGTGGCCGAGGATCGTCTCGTCAATCTGGTCGATGAGCATTTCGATGTCGCCATACGGATCAATCCGGACAAAGACAGCGCATTGGTTGGCAGATGCTTCGCCAAGGACAGGCTGGTCCTTGCGGCCGCCCCCTCCGTTCAGATGCCAAAGGGAAATCGCGGCAAGCCGTTTTCCGTTCCGGCGGTGGTCACGCCGAGCTATCGCGACGGCGACATCTGGTCAGTTCGCAACGGCCAGTTCACCATCGAGCCGCGCCCCGTGCTGTATCTGTCATCGCTCCTGATGGTGCGGGACGCCATTGTTGACGGTGCCGGGGCAGCGATGCTGCCGCAGTCCATCATCGGAGGCTTGCTGGAAAAAGGCGAACTGGTGTCGTGGGGAATCGCCGGCGACGAAGTCGAGCTTTGGGTCCTGCACACCTCGCGGCGCTTGCAGAGTCCCAAAGTGCGGGCTTTCGTGGAGTTCATATGCGGGCAATATCCGAATGGCTCGTTCACCATTCCGATCCGATGA
- a CDS encoding DMT family transporter, with protein sequence MSLSSPSVPLKKTKAISGPFLVCVVLAICIWGGNWPVMKFGSQYIPPLWFAASRFVSAAMLSFAIAAAIGKLRLPRREEWPVVLGVGILQMGLFTALVTGALHFVMPGRASLIAYATSVWVVPGAALVLKQRLSGQQRLATMFSYLGMAIVVLPAVLHADLHGMIGYLMLAAASLSWAINILQIKSTKGVRLDFDLLPWQTLVAALPLTVLALAVEGAPVFLAEPHSWYVIAYTGPLATALTFLIVLQMTQRLSPVTVSVCMLGVPVVGITLSSLIFGEALSADLLMGVALICLGLLIPALPRMSWRRSQGVV encoded by the coding sequence ATGTCACTCAGCAGTCCGTCCGTCCCCCTCAAAAAAACCAAGGCCATCAGCGGACCTTTTCTCGTCTGCGTCGTGCTGGCGATCTGCATCTGGGGCGGCAACTGGCCGGTGATGAAGTTCGGCAGCCAGTACATCCCGCCGCTGTGGTTCGCCGCGAGCCGCTTTGTTTCCGCCGCCATGCTCAGCTTCGCGATCGCCGCCGCCATCGGAAAGTTGCGCTTGCCGCGCCGTGAAGAATGGCCGGTGGTGCTGGGCGTCGGCATCCTGCAGATGGGTTTGTTCACTGCGCTGGTGACCGGCGCCTTGCATTTCGTGATGCCGGGCCGCGCATCGCTGATCGCTTACGCCACGTCGGTCTGGGTGGTGCCTGGCGCGGCCCTGGTGCTCAAGCAGCGCCTCAGCGGGCAGCAACGGCTGGCGACGATGTTCAGCTATCTCGGCATGGCCATTGTGGTGTTGCCGGCGGTGTTGCATGCCGACCTGCACGGCATGATCGGTTACCTGATGCTGGCGGCGGCTTCATTGTCATGGGCCATCAATATTTTGCAGATCAAATCGACCAAAGGCGTGCGTCTCGACTTCGACCTGTTGCCCTGGCAGACGCTGGTGGCGGCGTTGCCGCTGACGGTGCTGGCGCTGGCTGTGGAGGGGGCGCCGGTTTTTCTCGCGGAGCCGCATTCCTGGTACGTGATCGCCTACACCGGCCCGCTGGCGACGGCGCTGACGTTCCTGATCGTGCTGCAAATGACCCAGCGCCTGTCGCCTGTGACCGTCTCGGTGTGCATGCTGGGCGTGCCGGTGGTCGGCATCACGCTGTCGTCGCTGATCTTCGGCGAAGCGCTGTCGGCGGATTTGCTCATGGGCGTGGCGCTGATTTGCCTGGGTTTGCTGATTCCGGCGTTGCCGCGCATGTCATGGCGGCGCAGCCAGGGCGTTGTCTGA